One genomic region from Robbsia betulipollinis encodes:
- a CDS encoding amino acid adenylation domain-containing protein → MLDSFFFDTAARLPDAPALWVDAQLLSYRTLAEQADRVADGLQRLTSDIVPAREGDTPACLLFAHRSAAAYGGLLGILASGHAYVPLGAHFPPERNAAIARRSGARVLLVDRDCATRLAELQPLLDPAIRIVAIESLLAAEQAVAVPDAPQRVVHARRTCADLAYVLFTSGTTGVPKGVKVTHANATAYMRSQVAVDPAAANARYSQAFDLTFDLSVHDMFVCWANAGCLYVPPSSDPLTLFAFVRQHALTHWGSVPSTAAFIQQFRKLKPDVFPSLRMTMFCGEALPTSLAQAWALAAPHSRIRNLYGPTEATIACMRFEVERPALARSTDAVVPLGWSLPGEETLVVDAQGEPVADGEKGELLLAGAQLAAGYISDNPADHAKFFDRVYAGRTARRWYRTGDLASVSASHGMRFHGRTDSQVKIRGHRIETQEVEHALRLASGALMVAVIPWPRDATGMANGLVGFVTGTARDDVTILAACRQQLPLYAVPSRVVRLDAFPVNANGKIDRNALLGHCPQTVARVAQPG, encoded by the coding sequence ATGCTGGATTCCTTTTTCTTCGATACGGCTGCACGCCTTCCCGATGCGCCGGCGCTGTGGGTCGACGCGCAGTTGCTGAGCTACCGAACGCTGGCCGAACAGGCAGATCGCGTCGCCGACGGCCTGCAACGGCTGACGTCCGACATCGTTCCGGCGCGGGAAGGCGACACGCCCGCCTGCCTGCTGTTCGCCCATCGTTCCGCGGCCGCCTATGGCGGACTGCTGGGCATCCTGGCCAGCGGTCACGCGTATGTACCGCTTGGCGCGCATTTCCCGCCGGAACGCAATGCCGCGATCGCCCGGCGTTCCGGCGCCCGCGTCCTGCTGGTGGACCGCGACTGCGCGACGCGGCTCGCCGAATTGCAACCGCTGCTCGACCCGGCGATCCGCATCGTCGCGATTGAAAGCCTGCTCGCCGCGGAACAAGCCGTTGCGGTGCCGGATGCGCCGCAACGCGTGGTACACGCACGGCGCACGTGCGCCGACCTCGCCTACGTCCTCTTCACCTCCGGCACGACGGGCGTGCCCAAAGGCGTCAAGGTCACGCATGCGAACGCCACCGCGTACATGCGCAGCCAGGTGGCGGTCGACCCCGCTGCGGCGAATGCCCGCTACAGCCAGGCGTTCGACCTCACGTTCGATCTGTCCGTACACGACATGTTCGTCTGCTGGGCCAATGCGGGATGTCTCTACGTGCCGCCCAGCAGCGATCCGTTGACCCTGTTCGCCTTCGTCCGGCAACATGCGCTGACGCACTGGGGTTCGGTGCCCTCCACCGCCGCCTTCATCCAGCAGTTTCGCAAGCTCAAACCCGACGTCTTTCCGTCGTTGCGCATGACGATGTTCTGCGGGGAGGCGTTGCCCACGTCGCTCGCGCAAGCCTGGGCGCTCGCCGCGCCCCATAGCCGGATACGCAATCTCTACGGCCCGACCGAGGCAACGATTGCGTGCATGCGCTTCGAGGTCGAACGCCCCGCGCTTGCCCGCTCCACGGATGCCGTGGTGCCCCTTGGCTGGTCCCTGCCGGGCGAGGAAACGCTGGTCGTGGATGCACAAGGCGAACCTGTTGCCGACGGCGAAAAAGGCGAGTTGCTGCTGGCCGGCGCGCAGCTTGCCGCGGGCTACATCTCGGACAATCCGGCAGACCATGCGAAGTTCTTCGATCGCGTCTATGCCGGACGCACGGCGCGGCGCTGGTATCGTACCGGGGACCTGGCGAGCGTCTCGGCATCCCACGGCATGCGCTTCCACGGCCGAACCGATAGCCAGGTCAAGATTCGCGGCCATCGGATCGAAACGCAGGAAGTCGAGCATGCGCTGCGGCTGGCAAGCGGTGCGCTGATGGTGGCGGTCATACCGTGGCCGCGCGATGCGACCGGCATGGCCAATGGACTCGTGGGATTCGTGACCGGGACCGCGCGCGACGACGTGACGATTCTCGCGGCCTGCCGACAGCAACTGCCCCTCTACGCGGTGCCGAGCCGTGTCGTCCGGCTCGATGCGTTTCCGGTCAACGCGAACGGGAAGATCGATAGGAATGCGCTGCTGGGCCATTGTCCGCAAACCGTGGCGCGCGTAGCGCAGCCCGGCTAG
- a CDS encoding RcnB family protein — MKIKTVATGLASLTLLLSSAVFAQGAPDNHGGDQGGNQGGAHGNAGGPGHDQGGQNRAPTQAQGGPGPMAQHDGHGPQPHSDWHKGGRVPADYRGGQYVVDDWHAHQLRQPPRGYHWVNVNGDYVLVAMASGLIAQIISGH; from the coding sequence ATGAAAATCAAAACCGTCGCAACAGGCTTGGCCTCGTTGACGCTATTGCTGTCCAGCGCGGTCTTCGCGCAGGGCGCGCCGGACAACCATGGCGGCGATCAGGGCGGCAATCAGGGCGGTGCGCACGGCAACGCGGGCGGCCCGGGTCACGACCAGGGCGGGCAGAATCGTGCGCCCACGCAGGCACAGGGCGGCCCCGGCCCCATGGCGCAGCACGACGGACATGGCCCGCAGCCGCATAGCGATTGGCATAAGGGCGGCCGCGTTCCGGCCGATTACCGGGGTGGCCAATACGTGGTGGATGACTGGCATGCGCACCAACTGCGTCAGCCGCCGCGCGGCTACCATTGGGTCAACGTGAATGGCGATTATGTGCTGGTCGCCATGGCTTCGGGCCTGATCGCCCAGATCATCTCGGGTCATTGA
- a CDS encoding Lrp/AsnC family transcriptional regulator, translating into MLDKIDKKILAILQEDCTVSVADLATRVNLSATPCWRRLQRLDKDGYILRRAALLDADRLNLGVTVFVEIKTSEHSPAWLASFHEAIRDIPEIVEVHRMSGHVDYLLKVVVPSIQAYDGVYKKLISGVALFDVSSGFSMERLKATTALPLDYAQ; encoded by the coding sequence GTGTTAGATAAAATCGACAAGAAAATCCTCGCGATCCTGCAGGAAGACTGCACCGTCTCCGTGGCCGATCTGGCTACCCGCGTCAATCTTTCCGCGACGCCCTGCTGGCGGCGGTTGCAACGTCTGGACAAGGACGGTTATATTCTTCGGCGCGCCGCGCTGCTGGATGCCGATAGGCTGAACCTCGGTGTGACCGTGTTCGTCGAGATCAAGACTTCGGAGCATTCGCCTGCCTGGCTGGCGAGTTTCCATGAGGCGATACGCGACATTCCCGAAATCGTCGAAGTGCACCGGATGAGCGGGCACGTCGACTATCTGCTCAAGGTGGTCGTGCCCAGCATCCAGGCATACGATGGGGTCTATAAGAAACTCATCTCCGGGGTGGCGCTGTTCGATGTCAGTTCCGGATTTTCGATGGAACGGCTGAAAGCCACGACGGCCTTGCCGCTGGATTACGCGCAGTGA
- a CDS encoding NYN domain-containing protein yields MRRIGVYVDASNIGMNGGHGLRYDVLRALACRGGGEAQRLNVYLAFDERRAAQSPDYGTKAMSYQAALRDQGFRVTVKTVKHFRDEDGVETTKSNADLDMAVDALMESERLDTVLLATGDGDFIQVVRALQSKGCRVDVLGFDNVSRELRDAADQFINGYLVPNLLPLREPGVPVARWGQLGGKVRGVCNKFGAEEGYGFIAYWPSLPETPVLAATDTKPAYFKTASLQDASIIARLPSRNVVLEFELNAPAKPDGAPEARRIHVVAS; encoded by the coding sequence ATGAGAAGAATCGGCGTGTATGTAGACGCAAGCAATATTGGCATGAACGGCGGACATGGCCTGCGCTACGACGTCTTGCGCGCTCTCGCGTGCCGCGGTGGCGGCGAGGCCCAGCGGTTGAATGTCTATCTCGCGTTCGACGAACGGCGCGCCGCGCAGTCGCCCGATTACGGGACCAAGGCGATGTCCTATCAGGCGGCGCTGCGGGATCAGGGGTTTCGGGTCACGGTGAAGACCGTCAAGCATTTTCGCGACGAGGACGGTGTGGAGACCACGAAATCGAATGCCGATCTCGACATGGCCGTCGACGCGCTGATGGAGTCGGAGCGGCTCGACACGGTGTTGCTTGCGACCGGCGACGGTGACTTTATCCAGGTCGTGCGCGCGCTGCAAAGCAAGGGGTGTCGCGTCGACGTGCTGGGTTTCGACAATGTTTCGCGGGAACTGCGCGACGCGGCCGATCAGTTCATCAACGGTTATCTGGTGCCGAATCTGCTGCCGCTGCGCGAACCCGGCGTACCCGTGGCGCGCTGGGGGCAACTGGGTGGCAAGGTGCGGGGCGTGTGCAACAAGTTCGGCGCGGAAGAGGGTTATGGATTCATCGCCTACTGGCCGTCCCTGCCGGAAACCCCGGTGCTTGCCGCCACCGATACCAAGCCGGCCTACTTCAAGACCGCGAGCCTGCAGGACGCCTCGATCATCGCGCGGCTGCCGTCGCGCAATGTCGTGCTCGAATTCGAATTGAATGCGCCGGCGAAGCCGGATGGCGCACCCGAGGCGCGGCGCATCCACGTCGTCGCGTCGTGA
- a CDS encoding NYN domain-containing protein, with the protein MASPQESVSMALFCDFENVALGVRDANYEKFDIKPVLERLLLKGSIVVKKAYCDWDRYKGFKAAMHEASFELIEIPHVRQSGKNSADIRLVVDALDLCYTKLHVDTFVIISGDSDFSPLVSKLRENAKKVIGVGVKNSTSDLLVANCDEFIFYDDLVREQQRTIAKREAGAASKRNSDDDRQPKPEVERRKAEAIAIAVETYDALASERGESGKIWASVLKSAIKRRKPDFSESYYGFRAFGNLLDEAQSRGLLEVGRDEKSGAFVFRNAQTQSDAPRQQDTRQQDAPRQQDVPRQQDTPRQQDTPRQQDTPRQQDTARQQDTARQQDTARQQDTARQQDTARQQDTARQQDTPRQQDVTVSESPAFASLPAAAGGAAPGMPRNGNGKNRRNKGQGRNGHRQGSEATSNGSAHQGLAGQGLPGQGSPQSGNPSQGGQHAGAQEADVQGHGGPTPVDRPVAAGPMAEGGSHNRVHRDADGAAPPSAPVVAASEPVPASSTSAFDAEVTPQPERARDVVGDDAASVSAPPSRRHRADRPRVVQSQAWSDARSAAQTDLAFASEALAPAAPAASHTVDPDGQTLSHARPQGRQGAAAQARRASRLPLADAPMARNSAAVEDDTAPEHVTSTTHEAVSVAPAHGAPADDGAAERDAGALPEKQSAARRGRRTAAKKADALVVPTLLEEAPSPQPVVDVDGTPRPAKPAARARRLRKAAVVEND; encoded by the coding sequence ATGGCCTCACCCCAAGAAAGCGTCAGCATGGCGTTGTTCTGCGATTTTGAAAACGTCGCGCTCGGCGTGCGCGATGCGAATTACGAGAAATTCGACATCAAGCCGGTGCTCGAACGGCTGCTCCTGAAGGGCAGCATCGTCGTCAAGAAAGCCTATTGCGACTGGGACCGATACAAGGGTTTCAAGGCCGCAATGCACGAAGCCAGTTTCGAACTGATCGAAATCCCGCACGTTCGGCAATCGGGCAAGAATTCCGCCGACATCCGTCTGGTCGTGGACGCGCTCGATCTGTGCTACACGAAGCTGCACGTCGACACGTTCGTGATAATCAGCGGCGATTCCGATTTCTCGCCGTTGGTGTCCAAACTGCGTGAAAACGCGAAGAAGGTGATCGGCGTCGGCGTGAAGAATTCGACGTCGGACCTGCTCGTCGCCAACTGCGACGAATTCATTTTTTACGACGATCTGGTGCGCGAACAGCAGCGTACGATCGCCAAGCGGGAAGCGGGCGCGGCGTCCAAGCGCAACAGCGACGACGACCGCCAGCCGAAACCGGAAGTCGAGCGCCGCAAGGCCGAGGCGATCGCGATCGCGGTCGAGACTTACGACGCACTGGCGTCCGAGCGGGGCGAGAGCGGTAAAATTTGGGCTTCCGTGCTGAAAAGCGCGATCAAGCGCCGCAAGCCGGATTTCAGCGAATCGTATTACGGTTTCCGCGCGTTCGGAAACCTGCTGGACGAGGCGCAGTCCCGTGGCCTGCTCGAAGTCGGGCGCGATGAAAAATCGGGGGCCTTCGTGTTCCGGAACGCCCAGACACAGTCCGACGCGCCACGCCAGCAAGACACGCGTCAGCAAGATGCACCCCGCCAGCAGGACGTGCCCCGCCAGCAGGACACGCCCCGCCAGCAGGACACGCCCCGCCAGCAGGACACGCCCCGTCAGCAGGACACGGCCCGCCAGCAGGACACGGCCCGCCAGCAGGACACGGCCCGCCAGCAGGACACGGCCCGCCAGCAGGACACGGCCCGCCAGCAGGACACGGCCCGCCAGCAGGACACGCCTCGTCAGCAGGATGTGACGGTTTCGGAGTCACCGGCATTCGCCTCCTTGCCAGCGGCGGCGGGCGGCGCGGCGCCAGGCATGCCACGCAATGGCAACGGGAAAAACCGGCGCAACAAGGGCCAGGGCCGTAATGGCCATCGCCAGGGCAGCGAAGCGACATCGAACGGTTCGGCCCATCAGGGTCTGGCCGGCCAGGGCTTACCGGGCCAGGGCAGCCCGCAGTCGGGCAACCCGAGTCAGGGCGGTCAGCACGCCGGCGCGCAGGAAGCGGACGTTCAGGGTCACGGCGGGCCGACACCTGTCGACCGGCCGGTCGCCGCCGGACCGATGGCGGAAGGCGGTTCGCATAACCGCGTGCATCGCGATGCGGACGGGGCGGCGCCGCCGAGCGCGCCTGTCGTCGCGGCCAGCGAGCCGGTACCGGCATCTTCGACGTCGGCTTTCGATGCTGAGGTGACGCCGCAGCCGGAACGGGCACGCGATGTGGTTGGCGACGATGCGGCAAGCGTGTCCGCGCCGCCATCGCGCCGTCATCGCGCCGATCGTCCGCGCGTCGTCCAGAGCCAGGCCTGGAGTGATGCGCGCAGTGCCGCCCAAACCGACCTCGCGTTCGCGTCGGAAGCGTTAGCGCCCGCCGCCCCGGCTGCGTCGCACACCGTCGACCCGGACGGGCAGACGCTTTCCCATGCTCGTCCGCAGGGACGTCAAGGCGCGGCCGCCCAGGCACGGCGTGCGTCCCGACTGCCGCTGGCCGACGCCCCAATGGCACGGAACAGCGCGGCCGTCGAGGACGATACCGCACCGGAACATGTCACCTCGACGACGCATGAAGCCGTCAGTGTGGCTCCGGCGCATGGTGCCCCGGCCGACGACGGCGCCGCGGAGCGTGATGCCGGCGCGTTGCCCGAGAAGCAGTCGGCCGCGCGCCGCGGCCGCAGAACGGCCGCCAAGAAAGCCGATGCGCTCGTCGTACCGACCCTGCTCGAGGAAGCGCCGTCGCCGCAGCCGGTCGTCGATGTCGACGGTACGCCGCGGCCGGCCAAGCCAGCCGCGCGCGCCCGCCGCCTGCGCAAGGCCGCGGTCGTCGAGAACGACTGA